One Solanum lycopersicum chromosome 2, SLM_r2.1 genomic region harbors:
- the LOC101249326 gene encoding protein RIK isoform X5, with the protein MTEDNCPRVSSSETVDSNSSSTKQRKRRKWDQPAETFVPEGVAVSGIFPLANTGSLAGITLPGVIPVLGAAFTNPLTTIGATTVQQLPVIIAQKSVQPKIQDELIAREIVINDADPSVRYRLTKRQTQEELSLFLQIQKSTGAVVITRGKYKPPSAPSDGEKPLYLHISAGAHLETTLERIRAVDRAAAVVEEMLKQGPVNNGLKVNHLLSTCVYLGFEADPSANITVRIRGPNDQYINHIMNETGATVLLRGRGSGYSDEGQGEDVHQPLHLLISSNNSASLERAKLLAENLLDTICAECGASRVSSCKVYGAVPPPLQPLASVQVSGSESEVNNTPTANVAAQILSSSTAAAVPVTAAAGGTGVVSQGTVPQSLGSLDPVPSQPPTSCYPHQLVTSRTSYIGYDGIYPQATALQQVALALRQSTSPVTSTVPPATTGPSITSQTSTGSEKDKRPAQKRKFQELPAGGKGQATVNQNPLQATELLMLQERISEKGDTDKIGIPTPRKLVQPLSSSMLPPPPPRMMPPPPPPPKFQSSSQKVHDNNMVNKAPSKIVPDTLVQLMEYGDDDDDDNDEAIDGPLKSSSSAVATPKPFWAV; encoded by the exons ATGACGGAGGATAATTGCCCTAGAGTTTCATCTTCTGAAACCGTAGACTCCAATTCTTCATCGACGAAGCAAAG GAAACGGAGAAAGTGGGATCAGCCTGCGGAGACATTCGTTCCAGAAGGGGTAGCGGTATCTGGGATTTTTCCATTGGCAAATACTGGTTCTCTTGCTGGTATCACACTACCTGGCGTGATTCCAGTCTTGGGTGCTGCTTTTACGAATCCTCTTACCACTATTGGTGCTACTACAGTGCAGCAGCTTCCTGTAATTATTGCCCAAAAATCAGTTCAA CCGAAAATTCAGGATGAGTTGATAGCAAGAGAAATTGTCATTAATGATGCTGATCCGTCTGTTCGCTACAGGCTCACAAAGCGCCAAACACAAGAAGAG TTATCACTGTTTCTGCAGATTCAGAAGAGCACGGGTGCTGTGGTTATAACTAG GGGTAAATACAAGCCTCCAAGCGCACCTTCTGATGGTGAAAAACCCCTATACCTTCATATTTCTGCTGGGGCACAT CTAGAAACAACACTTGAGAGGATCAGAGCAGTTGATCGTGCTGCTGCTGTAGTGGAGGAAATGCTTAAGCAAGGTCCTGTTAACAATGGATTAAAG GTTAATCATCTGCTGAGTACTTGTGTATACCTGGGCTTTGAGGCTGATCCATCAGCAAATATTACTGTGCGCATTCGTGGACCAAAT GATCAGTATATAAATCACATTATGAATGAAACTGGAGCAACTGTCTTGCTAAGAGGACGTGGTTCGGGATATTCAGATGAAGGACAGGGAGAAG ATGTTCACCAACCTCTGCATTTACTCATATCAAGCAATAACAGTGCAAGTCTTGAGCGTGCGAAGCTTTTGGCAGAAAATCTTTTGGATACTATTTGTGCAGAGTGTGGTGCTTCTAG AGTCTCTTCTTGTAAGGTTTATGGAGCTGTTCCGCCTCCACTGCAACCGTTAGCCAGCGTTCAGGTTTCTGGAAGTGAATCAGAAGTCAATAACACACCCACAGCCAATGTAGCTGCACAGATTTTGAGCTCCTCAACTGCAGCAGCAGTTCCCGTGACTGCAGCTGCAGGTGGGACTGGTGTTGTTTCTCAGGGTACAGTACCTCAATCTCTAGGCTCACTAGATCCTGTGCCATCTCAACCTCCCACCAGTTGTTATCCTCATCAATTAGTTACAAGTAGAACAAGCTATATTGGCTATGATGGTATATATCCCCAAGCCACTGCTTTGCAGCAAGTTGCTTTGGCTCTTAGGCAATCTACTTCTCCAGTCACTTCAACAGTTCCTCCAGCAACAACGGGACCAAGCATCACTTCACAGACAAGTACAGGTTCTGAGAAGGACAAGCGCCCTGCACAGAAGCGTAAATTTCAAGAATTGCCGGCTGGTGGAAAAGGCCAAGCAACTGTAAACCAG AATCCACTGCAGGCTACGGAGCTTCTAATGCTTCAGGAACGAATTTCAGAGAAAGGTGATACAGACAAAATTGGTATTCCGACTCCCAGAAAGTTGGTTCAGCCCTTATCCAGTTCAATGCTGCCGCCGCCACCTCCTAGAATGATGCCTCCACCGCCGCCGCCACCAAAGTTTCAATCATCCTCACAGAAAGTGCATGATAACAATATGGTTAACAAAGCACCAAGTAAAATTGTACCAG ATACATTAGTCCAGCTAATGGAATATGgggatgacgacgacgacgataaTGATGAAGCAATTGACGGACCTTTGAAAAGTAGCTCAAGTGCGGTAGCGACTCCAAAGCCATTCTGGGCTGTTTAA
- the LOC101249326 gene encoding protein RIK isoform X2 — MTEDNCPRVSSSETVDSNSSSTKQRKRRKWDQPAETFVPEGVAVSGIFPLANTGSLAGITLPGVIPVLGAAFTNPLTTIGATTVQQLPVIIAQKSVQPKIQDELIAREIVINDADPSVRYRLTKRQTQEELSLFLQIQKSTGAVVITRGKYKPPSAPSDGEKPLYLHISAGAHLETTLERIRAVDRAAAVVEEMLKQGPVNNGLKVNHLLSTCVYLGFEADPSANITVRIRGPNDQYINHIMNETGATVLLRGRGSGYSDEGQGEDVHQPLHLLISSNNSASLERAKLLAENLLDTICAECGASRVSSCKVYGAVPPPLQPLASVQVSGSESEVNNTPTANVAAQILSSSTAAAVPVTAAAGGTGVVSQGTVPQSLGSLDPVPSQPPTSCYPHQLVTSRTSYIGYDGIYPQATALQQVALALRQSTSPVTSTVPPATTGPSITSQTSTGSEKDKRPAQKRKFQELPAGGKGQATVNQVISLTLYEANRLWNSVGPLYVSQDSGYGGGMGLLRAISVLWCRCKDAMPFWFRHFVKC; from the exons ATGACGGAGGATAATTGCCCTAGAGTTTCATCTTCTGAAACCGTAGACTCCAATTCTTCATCGACGAAGCAAAG GAAACGGAGAAAGTGGGATCAGCCTGCGGAGACATTCGTTCCAGAAGGGGTAGCGGTATCTGGGATTTTTCCATTGGCAAATACTGGTTCTCTTGCTGGTATCACACTACCTGGCGTGATTCCAGTCTTGGGTGCTGCTTTTACGAATCCTCTTACCACTATTGGTGCTACTACAGTGCAGCAGCTTCCTGTAATTATTGCCCAAAAATCAGTTCAA CCGAAAATTCAGGATGAGTTGATAGCAAGAGAAATTGTCATTAATGATGCTGATCCGTCTGTTCGCTACAGGCTCACAAAGCGCCAAACACAAGAAGAG TTATCACTGTTTCTGCAGATTCAGAAGAGCACGGGTGCTGTGGTTATAACTAG GGGTAAATACAAGCCTCCAAGCGCACCTTCTGATGGTGAAAAACCCCTATACCTTCATATTTCTGCTGGGGCACAT CTAGAAACAACACTTGAGAGGATCAGAGCAGTTGATCGTGCTGCTGCTGTAGTGGAGGAAATGCTTAAGCAAGGTCCTGTTAACAATGGATTAAAG GTTAATCATCTGCTGAGTACTTGTGTATACCTGGGCTTTGAGGCTGATCCATCAGCAAATATTACTGTGCGCATTCGTGGACCAAAT GATCAGTATATAAATCACATTATGAATGAAACTGGAGCAACTGTCTTGCTAAGAGGACGTGGTTCGGGATATTCAGATGAAGGACAGGGAGAAG ATGTTCACCAACCTCTGCATTTACTCATATCAAGCAATAACAGTGCAAGTCTTGAGCGTGCGAAGCTTTTGGCAGAAAATCTTTTGGATACTATTTGTGCAGAGTGTGGTGCTTCTAG AGTCTCTTCTTGTAAGGTTTATGGAGCTGTTCCGCCTCCACTGCAACCGTTAGCCAGCGTTCAGGTTTCTGGAAGTGAATCAGAAGTCAATAACACACCCACAGCCAATGTAGCTGCACAGATTTTGAGCTCCTCAACTGCAGCAGCAGTTCCCGTGACTGCAGCTGCAGGTGGGACTGGTGTTGTTTCTCAGGGTACAGTACCTCAATCTCTAGGCTCACTAGATCCTGTGCCATCTCAACCTCCCACCAGTTGTTATCCTCATCAATTAGTTACAAGTAGAACAAGCTATATTGGCTATGATGGTATATATCCCCAAGCCACTGCTTTGCAGCAAGTTGCTTTGGCTCTTAGGCAATCTACTTCTCCAGTCACTTCAACAGTTCCTCCAGCAACAACGGGACCAAGCATCACTTCACAGACAAGTACAGGTTCTGAGAAGGACAAGCGCCCTGCACAGAAGCGTAAATTTCAAGAATTGCCGGCTGGTGGAAAAGGCCAAGCAACTGTAAACCAG GTAATTTCTCTGACCTTGTATGAAGCTAACAGGCTGTGGAACTCTGTTGGACCTTTGTATGTTTCACAGGATTCTGGATACGGAGGAGGCATGGGGTTGCTACGTGCAATTTCAGTGTTATGGTGCCGATGCAAAGATGCCATGCCCTTCTGGTTTAGGCATTTTGTTAAATGTTAA
- the LOC101249326 gene encoding protein RIK isoform X4, translated as MTEDNCPRVSSSETVDSNSSSTKQRKRRKWDQPAETFVPEGVAVSGIFPLANTGSLAGITLPGVIPVLGAAFTNPLTTIGATTVQQLPVIIAQKSVQPKIQDELIAREIVINDADPSVRYRLTKRQTQEELSLFLQIQKSTGAVVITRGKYKPPSAPSDGEKPLYLHISAGAHLETTLERIRAVDRAAAVVEEMLKQGPVNNGLKVNHLLSTCVYLGFEADPSANITVRIRGPNDQYINHIMNETGATVLLRGRGSGYSDEGQGEDVHQPLHLLISSNNSASLERAKLLAENLLDTICAECGASRVSSCKVYGAVPPPLQPLASVQVSGSESEVNNTPTANVAAQILSSSTAAAVPVTAAAGGTGVVSQGTVPQSLGSLDPVPSQPPTSCYPHQLVTSRTSYIGYDGIYPQATALQQVALALRQSTSPVTSTVPPATTGPSITSQTSTGSEKDKRPAQKRKFQELPAGGKGQATVNQDSGYGGGMGLLRAISVLWCRCKDAMPFWFRHFVKC; from the exons ATGACGGAGGATAATTGCCCTAGAGTTTCATCTTCTGAAACCGTAGACTCCAATTCTTCATCGACGAAGCAAAG GAAACGGAGAAAGTGGGATCAGCCTGCGGAGACATTCGTTCCAGAAGGGGTAGCGGTATCTGGGATTTTTCCATTGGCAAATACTGGTTCTCTTGCTGGTATCACACTACCTGGCGTGATTCCAGTCTTGGGTGCTGCTTTTACGAATCCTCTTACCACTATTGGTGCTACTACAGTGCAGCAGCTTCCTGTAATTATTGCCCAAAAATCAGTTCAA CCGAAAATTCAGGATGAGTTGATAGCAAGAGAAATTGTCATTAATGATGCTGATCCGTCTGTTCGCTACAGGCTCACAAAGCGCCAAACACAAGAAGAG TTATCACTGTTTCTGCAGATTCAGAAGAGCACGGGTGCTGTGGTTATAACTAG GGGTAAATACAAGCCTCCAAGCGCACCTTCTGATGGTGAAAAACCCCTATACCTTCATATTTCTGCTGGGGCACAT CTAGAAACAACACTTGAGAGGATCAGAGCAGTTGATCGTGCTGCTGCTGTAGTGGAGGAAATGCTTAAGCAAGGTCCTGTTAACAATGGATTAAAG GTTAATCATCTGCTGAGTACTTGTGTATACCTGGGCTTTGAGGCTGATCCATCAGCAAATATTACTGTGCGCATTCGTGGACCAAAT GATCAGTATATAAATCACATTATGAATGAAACTGGAGCAACTGTCTTGCTAAGAGGACGTGGTTCGGGATATTCAGATGAAGGACAGGGAGAAG ATGTTCACCAACCTCTGCATTTACTCATATCAAGCAATAACAGTGCAAGTCTTGAGCGTGCGAAGCTTTTGGCAGAAAATCTTTTGGATACTATTTGTGCAGAGTGTGGTGCTTCTAG AGTCTCTTCTTGTAAGGTTTATGGAGCTGTTCCGCCTCCACTGCAACCGTTAGCCAGCGTTCAGGTTTCTGGAAGTGAATCAGAAGTCAATAACACACCCACAGCCAATGTAGCTGCACAGATTTTGAGCTCCTCAACTGCAGCAGCAGTTCCCGTGACTGCAGCTGCAGGTGGGACTGGTGTTGTTTCTCAGGGTACAGTACCTCAATCTCTAGGCTCACTAGATCCTGTGCCATCTCAACCTCCCACCAGTTGTTATCCTCATCAATTAGTTACAAGTAGAACAAGCTATATTGGCTATGATGGTATATATCCCCAAGCCACTGCTTTGCAGCAAGTTGCTTTGGCTCTTAGGCAATCTACTTCTCCAGTCACTTCAACAGTTCCTCCAGCAACAACGGGACCAAGCATCACTTCACAGACAAGTACAGGTTCTGAGAAGGACAAGCGCCCTGCACAGAAGCGTAAATTTCAAGAATTGCCGGCTGGTGGAAAAGGCCAAGCAACTGTAAACCAG GATTCTGGATACGGAGGAGGCATGGGGTTGCTACGTGCAATTTCAGTGTTATGGTGCCGATGCAAAGATGCCATGCCCTTCTGGTTTAGGCATTTTGTTAAATGTTAA
- the LOC101249326 gene encoding protein RIK isoform X3 — protein sequence MTEDNCPRVSSSETVDSNSSSTKQRKRRKWDQPAETFVPEGVAVSGIFPLANTGSLAGITLPGVIPVLGAAFTNPLTTIGATTVQQLPVIIAQKSVQPKIQDELIAREIVINDADPSVRYRLTKRQTQEEIQKSTGAVVITRGKYKPPSAPSDGEKPLYLHISAGAHLETTLERIRAVDRAAAVVEEMLKQGPVNNGLKVNHLLSTCVYLGFEADPSANITVRIRGPNDQYINHIMNETGATVLLRGRGSGYSDEGQGEDVHQPLHLLISSNNSASLERAKLLAENLLDTICAECGASRVSSCKVYGAVPPPLQPLASVQVSGSESEVNNTPTANVAAQILSSSTAAAVPVTAAAGGTGVVSQGTVPQSLGSLDPVPSQPPTSCYPHQLVTSRTSYIGYDGIYPQATALQQVALALRQSTSPVTSTVPPATTGPSITSQTSTGSEKDKRPAQKRKFQELPAGGKGQATVNQVISLTLYEANRLWNSVGPLYVSQDSGYGGGMGLLRAISVLWCRCKDAMPFWFRHFVKC from the exons ATGACGGAGGATAATTGCCCTAGAGTTTCATCTTCTGAAACCGTAGACTCCAATTCTTCATCGACGAAGCAAAG GAAACGGAGAAAGTGGGATCAGCCTGCGGAGACATTCGTTCCAGAAGGGGTAGCGGTATCTGGGATTTTTCCATTGGCAAATACTGGTTCTCTTGCTGGTATCACACTACCTGGCGTGATTCCAGTCTTGGGTGCTGCTTTTACGAATCCTCTTACCACTATTGGTGCTACTACAGTGCAGCAGCTTCCTGTAATTATTGCCCAAAAATCAGTTCAA CCGAAAATTCAGGATGAGTTGATAGCAAGAGAAATTGTCATTAATGATGCTGATCCGTCTGTTCGCTACAGGCTCACAAAGCGCCAAACACAAGAAGAG ATTCAGAAGAGCACGGGTGCTGTGGTTATAACTAG GGGTAAATACAAGCCTCCAAGCGCACCTTCTGATGGTGAAAAACCCCTATACCTTCATATTTCTGCTGGGGCACAT CTAGAAACAACACTTGAGAGGATCAGAGCAGTTGATCGTGCTGCTGCTGTAGTGGAGGAAATGCTTAAGCAAGGTCCTGTTAACAATGGATTAAAG GTTAATCATCTGCTGAGTACTTGTGTATACCTGGGCTTTGAGGCTGATCCATCAGCAAATATTACTGTGCGCATTCGTGGACCAAAT GATCAGTATATAAATCACATTATGAATGAAACTGGAGCAACTGTCTTGCTAAGAGGACGTGGTTCGGGATATTCAGATGAAGGACAGGGAGAAG ATGTTCACCAACCTCTGCATTTACTCATATCAAGCAATAACAGTGCAAGTCTTGAGCGTGCGAAGCTTTTGGCAGAAAATCTTTTGGATACTATTTGTGCAGAGTGTGGTGCTTCTAG AGTCTCTTCTTGTAAGGTTTATGGAGCTGTTCCGCCTCCACTGCAACCGTTAGCCAGCGTTCAGGTTTCTGGAAGTGAATCAGAAGTCAATAACACACCCACAGCCAATGTAGCTGCACAGATTTTGAGCTCCTCAACTGCAGCAGCAGTTCCCGTGACTGCAGCTGCAGGTGGGACTGGTGTTGTTTCTCAGGGTACAGTACCTCAATCTCTAGGCTCACTAGATCCTGTGCCATCTCAACCTCCCACCAGTTGTTATCCTCATCAATTAGTTACAAGTAGAACAAGCTATATTGGCTATGATGGTATATATCCCCAAGCCACTGCTTTGCAGCAAGTTGCTTTGGCTCTTAGGCAATCTACTTCTCCAGTCACTTCAACAGTTCCTCCAGCAACAACGGGACCAAGCATCACTTCACAGACAAGTACAGGTTCTGAGAAGGACAAGCGCCCTGCACAGAAGCGTAAATTTCAAGAATTGCCGGCTGGTGGAAAAGGCCAAGCAACTGTAAACCAG GTAATTTCTCTGACCTTGTATGAAGCTAACAGGCTGTGGAACTCTGTTGGACCTTTGTATGTTTCACAGGATTCTGGATACGGAGGAGGCATGGGGTTGCTACGTGCAATTTCAGTGTTATGGTGCCGATGCAAAGATGCCATGCCCTTCTGGTTTAGGCATTTTGTTAAATGTTAA
- the LOC101249885 gene encoding protein CHLORORESPIRATORY REDUCTION 7, chloroplastic: MEAQLWCNKTYNCIGTETWRIQHPLQILHTSNWQQPIFQPFNSSISHSLTCRHIHRNGIKTFATRRRRSNIETDTYVLMEPGKSEEFVTEEELRDKLKSWLENWPAKTLPPDLARFEDSDDAVEYLVKSVCELEIDGDVGSLQWYQVRLQQDII, from the exons ATGGAGGCACAGTTGTGGTGCAATAAGACTTACAATTGTATAG GGACAGAGACATGGAGAATTCAACATCCACTCCAAATTTTGCATACAAGTAATTGGCAACAACCTATTTTTCAGCCTTTTAATTCCTCAATTTCCCACAGTCTGACTTGTAGACACATCCACCGCAATGGAATAAAG aCATTTGCTACAAGAAGGAGAAGATCAAACATAGAAACAGACACTTATGTACTAATGGAACCTGGGAAGTCAGAGGAATTTGTTACTGAGGAAGAATTAAGAGACAAGTTAAAGAGTTGGTTAGAAAATTGGCCAGCCAAAACACTGCCACCAGACCTTGCTAGATTTGAAGATAGTGATGATGCTGTTGAATATTTAGTAAAATCTGTTTGTGAACTTGAAATTGATGGAGATGTTGGTTCCCTACAATGGTACCAAGTTCGTTTACAACAAGACATCATATGA
- the ORRM4 gene encoding glycine-rich RNA-binding protein 4, mitochondrial codes for MALFNRIGNMLKQSVSRHTNLELCATRTSLYQAIRSMSSSKLFVGGLSYGTDETSLREAFSQHGQVIEARVIFDRDSGRSRGFGFVTYTSAEEASSALSALDGQDLHGRRIRVNYATEKRPGGFGRGSGGGGGFSYGGGAGGYSYGNYGGGGNYGSNNSYPAGGGSYGGDSFGAGYGGGSSGSYNAGVSASNDFLDNSEFGGSPGTSHNGGEEQLSADQGTESVDNDFTPGVERSSSDDNDEPKDYANSRSS; via the exons ATGGCTTTATTCAATAGAATTGGAAATATGCTTAAACAGAGTGTAAGCAGACACACAAATTTGGAATTGTGTGCCACTAGAACCTCACTTTACCAGGCTATAAGAAGCATGTCTTCTTCAAAGCTTTTTGTTGGAG GTCTCTCATATGGCACTGATGAGACCTCTCTGCGAGAGGCATTCTCCCAACATGGTCAAGTGATTGAAG CTAGAGTTATTTTTGATCGTGACAGTGGGAGATCCAGAGGGTTTGGTTTTGTTACTTATACATCTGCTGAAGAAGCATCAAGTGCCCTGAGTGCCTTGGATGGCCAG GATCTCCACGGGAGACGGATAAGGGTGAATTATGCCACAGAAAAGCGTCCTGGAGGATTCGGGCGTGGTTCTGGTGGTGGAGGTGGATTTAGCTATGGTGGGGGAGCTGGAGGTTACTCATATGGGAATTATGGAGGTGGTGGTAACTATGGTAGCAACAACAGTTACCCTGCAGGTGGTGGCAGCTATGGTGGGGATAGTTTTGGGGCTGGATATGGTGGTGGGAGTAGTGGAAGTTACAACGCTGGTGTTTCCGCTAGTAATGACTTCTTGGACAACTCTGAATTTGGTGGGAGCCCTGGGACCTCGCACAATGGTGGTGAAGAACAGCTTAGTGCAGACCAAGGGACTGAATCTGTAGACAATGATTTCACACCAGGTGTAGAAAGGAGCAGCAGCGACGACAATGATGAGCCAAAGGACTACGCCAACTCGAGGAGTTCATAA
- the LOC101249326 gene encoding protein RIK isoform X1, with translation MTEDNCPRVSSSETVDSNSSSTKQRKRRKWDQPAETFVPEGVAVSGIFPLANTGSLAGITLPGVIPVLGAAFTNPLTTIGATTVQQLPVIIAQKSVQPKIQDELIAREIVINDADPSVRYRLTKRQTQEEIQKSTGAVVITRGKYKPPSAPSDGEKPLYLHISAGAHLETTLERIRAVDRAAAVVEEMLKQGPVNNGLKVNHLLSTCVYLGFEADPSANITVRIRGPNDQYINHIMNETGATVLLRGRGSGYSDEGQGEDVHQPLHLLISSNNSASLERAKLLAENLLDTICAECGASRVSSCKVYGAVPPPLQPLASVQVSGSESEVNNTPTANVAAQILSSSTAAAVPVTAAAGGTGVVSQGTVPQSLGSLDPVPSQPPTSCYPHQLVTSRTSYIGYDGIYPQATALQQVALALRQSTSPVTSTVPPATTGPSITSQTSTGSEKDKRPAQKRKFQELPAGGKGQATVNQNPLQATELLMLQERISEKGDTDKIGIPTPRKLVQPLSSSMLPPPPPRMMPPPPPPPKFQSSSQKVHDNNMVNKAPSKIVPDTLVQLMEYGDDDDDDNDEAIDGPLKSSSSAVATPKPFWAV, from the exons ATGACGGAGGATAATTGCCCTAGAGTTTCATCTTCTGAAACCGTAGACTCCAATTCTTCATCGACGAAGCAAAG GAAACGGAGAAAGTGGGATCAGCCTGCGGAGACATTCGTTCCAGAAGGGGTAGCGGTATCTGGGATTTTTCCATTGGCAAATACTGGTTCTCTTGCTGGTATCACACTACCTGGCGTGATTCCAGTCTTGGGTGCTGCTTTTACGAATCCTCTTACCACTATTGGTGCTACTACAGTGCAGCAGCTTCCTGTAATTATTGCCCAAAAATCAGTTCAA CCGAAAATTCAGGATGAGTTGATAGCAAGAGAAATTGTCATTAATGATGCTGATCCGTCTGTTCGCTACAGGCTCACAAAGCGCCAAACACAAGAAGAG ATTCAGAAGAGCACGGGTGCTGTGGTTATAACTAG GGGTAAATACAAGCCTCCAAGCGCACCTTCTGATGGTGAAAAACCCCTATACCTTCATATTTCTGCTGGGGCACAT CTAGAAACAACACTTGAGAGGATCAGAGCAGTTGATCGTGCTGCTGCTGTAGTGGAGGAAATGCTTAAGCAAGGTCCTGTTAACAATGGATTAAAG GTTAATCATCTGCTGAGTACTTGTGTATACCTGGGCTTTGAGGCTGATCCATCAGCAAATATTACTGTGCGCATTCGTGGACCAAAT GATCAGTATATAAATCACATTATGAATGAAACTGGAGCAACTGTCTTGCTAAGAGGACGTGGTTCGGGATATTCAGATGAAGGACAGGGAGAAG ATGTTCACCAACCTCTGCATTTACTCATATCAAGCAATAACAGTGCAAGTCTTGAGCGTGCGAAGCTTTTGGCAGAAAATCTTTTGGATACTATTTGTGCAGAGTGTGGTGCTTCTAG AGTCTCTTCTTGTAAGGTTTATGGAGCTGTTCCGCCTCCACTGCAACCGTTAGCCAGCGTTCAGGTTTCTGGAAGTGAATCAGAAGTCAATAACACACCCACAGCCAATGTAGCTGCACAGATTTTGAGCTCCTCAACTGCAGCAGCAGTTCCCGTGACTGCAGCTGCAGGTGGGACTGGTGTTGTTTCTCAGGGTACAGTACCTCAATCTCTAGGCTCACTAGATCCTGTGCCATCTCAACCTCCCACCAGTTGTTATCCTCATCAATTAGTTACAAGTAGAACAAGCTATATTGGCTATGATGGTATATATCCCCAAGCCACTGCTTTGCAGCAAGTTGCTTTGGCTCTTAGGCAATCTACTTCTCCAGTCACTTCAACAGTTCCTCCAGCAACAACGGGACCAAGCATCACTTCACAGACAAGTACAGGTTCTGAGAAGGACAAGCGCCCTGCACAGAAGCGTAAATTTCAAGAATTGCCGGCTGGTGGAAAAGGCCAAGCAACTGTAAACCAG AATCCACTGCAGGCTACGGAGCTTCTAATGCTTCAGGAACGAATTTCAGAGAAAGGTGATACAGACAAAATTGGTATTCCGACTCCCAGAAAGTTGGTTCAGCCCTTATCCAGTTCAATGCTGCCGCCGCCACCTCCTAGAATGATGCCTCCACCGCCGCCGCCACCAAAGTTTCAATCATCCTCACAGAAAGTGCATGATAACAATATGGTTAACAAAGCACCAAGTAAAATTGTACCAG ATACATTAGTCCAGCTAATGGAATATGgggatgacgacgacgacgataaTGATGAAGCAATTGACGGACCTTTGAAAAGTAGCTCAAGTGCGGTAGCGACTCCAAAGCCATTCTGGGCTGTTTAA